From the genome of Psychroserpens ponticola, one region includes:
- the ruvX gene encoding Holliday junction resolvase RuvX, giving the protein MARLLAIDYGTKRTGVAVTDELQIIASGLTTVDTKELIGFLKAYISEESVELFIVGEPKQMNFESSESEVHISKFLEKLKKACPDIPIKRIDERFTSKIAFQTMIDSGLNKKQRKNKALVDEISATIILQSYLYNQS; this is encoded by the coding sequence ATGGCAAGATTACTAGCAATAGATTATGGTACAAAACGAACAGGTGTTGCTGTAACAGATGAGTTACAGATTATTGCTTCTGGTTTGACTACAGTTGATACCAAAGAATTAATTGGGTTTTTAAAGGCCTATATTTCTGAAGAATCAGTTGAATTATTTATTGTTGGAGAACCAAAGCAAATGAATTTTGAATCGTCTGAAAGTGAAGTGCATATTTCTAAGTTTTTAGAAAAATTAAAAAAAGCATGCCCAGATATTCCTATTAAAAGAATAGATGAGCGCTTTACTTCTAAAATAGCATTTCAAACTATGATTGATAGCGGACTTAATAAAAAGCAACGCAAAAACAAAGCTTTAGTAGATGAGATTAGTGCAACAATAATTCTTCAAAGTTACTTGTATAATCAATCTTAA
- the def gene encoding peptide deformylase — protein MILPIVAYGDPVLRKKAESITKDYPKLDALLENMKETMYGAFGVGLAAPQIGLPIRLFLVDTSPFAEDEEFTEEEQETLKKFKRTFINAEIIEEEGDEWAFNEGCLSIPDVREDVFRQPKIKIQYQDENFETHTEEFDGLIARVIQHEYDHIDGILFTDKLSSLKKRLIKGKLSNISKGKINVDYRMRFPALKKKR, from the coding sequence ATGATATTACCAATTGTTGCTTATGGCGACCCAGTTTTAAGAAAAAAAGCAGAATCAATTACTAAGGATTATCCAAAACTAGATGCGCTTTTAGAGAATATGAAAGAGACGATGTATGGTGCTTTTGGTGTAGGGTTAGCTGCGCCACAAATAGGATTGCCTATTCGCTTATTTTTAGTTGACACATCTCCTTTTGCTGAAGATGAAGAATTTACTGAAGAAGAGCAGGAGACTTTGAAAAAATTCAAACGTACATTTATAAATGCTGAAATCATTGAAGAAGAAGGAGATGAGTGGGCTTTTAATGAAGGCTGCTTAAGTATTCCTGATGTTCGCGAAGATGTTTTTAGACAACCAAAAATAAAAATTCAGTATCAAGATGAAAATTTTGAAACGCATACTGAAGAATTTGACGGTTTGATTGCGAGAGTGATTCAGCATGAATACGATCATATTGATGGTATTTTATTTACAGATAAATTATCATCATTAAAAAAACGTTTGATAAAAGGAAAATTATCAAACATTTCAAAAGGAAAAATAAATGTAGATTATAGAATGCGTTTCCCTGCTTTAAAAAAGAAACGATAA
- a CDS encoding DUF5606 family protein, with amino-acid sequence MSLDKILSISGKPGLYKIIAQTRNGFVAESLIDQRKVNVNIHSNVSILSEIAVYTLTEELPLREVLKKVMEKESGNQTSISHKDSKDTLEEYFFEVLPDYDEDRVYASDIKKIIQWYNLLQKHDMLDALEEDKEVIASEEEE; translated from the coding sequence ATGAGTTTAGATAAAATACTTTCCATTTCAGGAAAACCAGGATTATATAAAATTATCGCACAAACAAGAAATGGCTTTGTTGCAGAATCTTTAATTGACCAAAGAAAGGTGAATGTTAATATTCATAGTAACGTGAGCATTCTTAGTGAAATTGCAGTGTATACATTAACTGAAGAGTTGCCATTAAGAGAGGTTCTTAAAAAGGTAATGGAAAAAGAAAGCGGTAATCAAACATCGATTAGCCATAAAGATTCTAAAGATACTTTAGAGGAGTATTTCTTTGAAGTATTACCCGATTATGATGAAGATCGTGTATACGCTAGTGATATCAAAAAAATCATTCAATGGTATAACTTACTTCAAAAGCATGATATGTTAGATGCTTTAGAAGAAGACAAAGAAGTTATTGCTTCTGAAGAGGAAGAATAA